Within Candidatus Hydrogenedentota bacterium, the genomic segment CGGTCCATGGCGCTGAATTCGAAGCAGGGCGGCGTGTTTGCCGATCGCCGCGGCCCCACCGCGTAACCCGTTACGCCACACTAGGCTTGCGCAGTGCTTGACTTGCCCGCGTGCGTTTCGTATTCTCTTACTTTGTGCGTGCCGAGGTAGCTCAGTTGGTAGAGCAGCGGACTGAAAATCCGCGTGTCGCCAGTTCGATTCTGGCCCTTGGCACCATTTTATAGGCTGGATTAGCTCAGTCGGTAGAGCGCATCACTCGTAATGATGAGGTCCGGGGTTCGATTCCCCGATCCAGCTCCACTGTTCAACTTAGTAGCAGCGTTGGGCGAACGGGACCAGGGGTTCTTCGCGGAAGGAATCGTGGCCGTAGCGGTCGGATGTGGACCGCACGGTTCCTGCGTTGGATTTCTTACTGCCGTCGTCTCGCAGGTGATGCCGCATTTATGGAAATCAAACAGTCGTTCAGCACCTCTGAAGTCGCCAAATACTGTCACGTCACTGCCGACACCATTCGCAAATGGGCCGAGGCCGGCAGGATCACCGTTTTCAAGACGCCGGGCGGGCACCGGCGCATTCGCAGGGAGGACCTCGTCCAATTCCTCCGCGAGAACAGCATCCCCGTTCATGGTGACTTGAATGCCGCCGGCGTCCGGATACTTCTCATCGATCCGGAGCGGACGGTCGCGCAGGTCGTGAAGCGGCTGTTGGAACGCGCACGCTCGCCATTCCACGTTGAAACGGCGTTTGACGCCTTCGATGCCGGGCGTTTGGTGGCGTCGTTTGCGCCCGATGTCATCTTCCTGGACCTCCGGCTTGGGGGCATCGATCCGCTTGAGGTGATTCGCCGGGTCAAGGACATCCCGGAGATTTCGGGCGCGCGCATCGTTGGCGTGGCCGCGGCGGAGGACAAGGAACTTGCGAACCGTGCGATCGAGCACGGAGCGGCTGCGACGTTGACCAAGCCGTTCACGCCGGACGATCTGCGGCGGGCACTGGCGAAAGTCGGGGTGGAAGTCAGCTAACCGTCTTATGCACAACGGATTGGGTCAGCGCGGGCAAAATGTCTAAATCTTGACTTGGCGATCCCCTTGTGCTAGACTTTCTTCAGCCTCTAAGCCAAAGGGGCCAAACGACAAACGCGAAAGGAGGACGTTGGTTATGTTTCTGTTGTGGCTTCTCTTG encodes:
- a CDS encoding response regulator, producing MEIKQSFSTSEVAKYCHVTADTIRKWAEAGRITVFKTPGGHRRIRREDLVQFLRENSIPVHGDLNAAGVRILLIDPERTVAQVVKRLLERARSPFHVETAFDAFDAGRLVASFAPDVIFLDLRLGGIDPLEVIRRVKDIPEISGARIVGVAAAEDKELANRAIEHGAAATLTKPFTPDDLRRALAKVGVEVS